In the Pedosphaera parvula Ellin514 genome, one interval contains:
- a CDS encoding NAD-dependent malic enzyme, with translation MKNINKRGVELLQDPSLNKSTAFTEAEKQKFGLIGLVPDVTETEDLQLRRVLLQLSHQSTDLERYIYLMNLLDHSETLFYRTVMSDPARFLPIVYDPTIGEACLKFGHIYRGPRGMYLSITRRGKVKQVLKNWPQKDVRFICVTDGGRILGLGDLGANGAGIPIGKLQLYTACAGVPPQYLLPMYLDAGTNNEQYLHDPLYLGMRRTRPPTAELYSFVDEFVDAVQEVFPKCCIHFEDWTGTDAVHLLQRYRDRYCVYNDDVQGTAGITLAGMINACKIKGSKLKDETFLFLGAGSAGIGLADLLCSALVQQGMTLEQARSKVYLFDINGLIESSRRDLVDFQRPYAHPHVPTRDFVAAIESIKPTTIIGVSTVGGAFTQAVIEAMSRINKRPVILALSNPTDRAECTPEQAYTWSKGKAIYAAGVQFPPVHYNGQTFLPGQANNFYIFPAIGMAIFATQAKRVTDEMFIEAGQAVADQVPPELLKQGLLYPLQANILETEIQTAARVAKLIFNSGLARVPRPSADMVAFIRKQVYQPEYEEEAPVSPPKAAARPSRLRLPRQPRLAPSRRRSVRA, from the coding sequence ATGAAAAATATTAATAAACGCGGAGTGGAATTGCTCCAGGACCCATCGCTCAATAAATCTACAGCATTTACCGAAGCCGAAAAACAGAAGTTCGGCCTGATTGGCCTCGTGCCCGACGTTACCGAAACCGAGGACCTGCAACTGCGCCGCGTCCTGCTGCAACTCAGCCACCAGAGCACGGACCTTGAGCGCTACATTTACCTCATGAACCTGCTCGACCACAGCGAGACACTCTTCTACCGGACCGTCATGTCGGACCCGGCGCGCTTTTTGCCGATCGTGTACGATCCGACCATCGGCGAGGCCTGTCTCAAGTTCGGCCACATCTACCGCGGGCCGCGTGGCATGTATCTCTCGATTACGCGCCGCGGCAAAGTGAAGCAGGTCTTGAAAAACTGGCCGCAGAAGGATGTCCGGTTCATCTGCGTCACCGATGGCGGCCGAATTCTCGGCCTTGGTGACCTCGGAGCAAACGGCGCCGGCATTCCCATCGGCAAGTTGCAACTTTACACCGCCTGTGCCGGAGTGCCGCCGCAATACCTGCTCCCCATGTACCTCGACGCAGGCACCAACAATGAACAATACCTGCACGATCCCTTGTATCTGGGGATGCGCAGAACGCGCCCGCCGACTGCGGAGCTTTATTCGTTTGTGGATGAATTCGTCGATGCAGTGCAAGAGGTGTTTCCGAAGTGCTGCATCCACTTCGAGGATTGGACGGGCACGGATGCGGTGCATTTGCTCCAGCGGTATCGCGACCGGTATTGCGTCTATAACGACGACGTGCAAGGCACGGCCGGGATCACCCTTGCCGGGATGATCAATGCGTGCAAGATCAAAGGCTCGAAGCTGAAGGATGAAACATTTTTGTTCCTCGGCGCGGGTTCGGCTGGCATTGGACTCGCCGACCTGCTTTGTTCCGCGCTCGTTCAGCAAGGCATGACGCTCGAACAAGCGCGCTCCAAGGTATATCTGTTCGACATCAATGGCCTGATCGAGTCGAGCCGGAGGGACCTCGTTGATTTTCAGAGGCCATATGCCCATCCGCATGTGCCGACGCGGGATTTCGTCGCCGCGATTGAGAGCATCAAGCCGACCACGATCATCGGAGTCAGCACCGTCGGCGGCGCTTTCACGCAAGCGGTCATTGAAGCCATGTCGCGCATCAATAAACGCCCTGTGATTCTTGCGTTGTCAAACCCGACCGACCGGGCCGAGTGCACACCCGAGCAGGCGTACACCTGGTCGAAGGGCAAGGCGATTTACGCCGCCGGTGTCCAGTTCCCGCCGGTTCATTACAATGGCCAGACCTTTCTGCCGGGGCAGGCAAACAACTTCTATATCTTCCCGGCGATTGGCATGGCGATTTTTGCCACGCAGGCAAAACGAGTGACAGATGAGATGTTCATCGAAGCCGGCCAGGCCGTCGCGGACCAGGTGCCGCCTGAACTGCTCAAGCAAGGCCTCCTGTACCCGTTGCAGGCGAACATTCTCGAAACTGAAATCCAGACTGCGGCACGAGTGGCGAAACTGATCTTCAACTCCGGCCTGGCCAGGGTGCCGCGTCCGTCTGCCGACATGGTGGCATTTATCCGCAAGCAGGTTTATCAGCCGGAATATGAGGAGGAAGCGCCGGTTTCCCCGCCCAAAGCAGCTGCGAGGCCCAGCCGCTTGCGGCTCCCGCGCCAGCCACGCCTTGCTCCTTCCCGGCGGAGAAGTGTTCGAGCATGA
- a CDS encoding MEDS domain-containing protein, with product MQAELTDQILDLPPGAHLCLLYDRDPQEQMPALIPFIQEGLSKNEQFVYVADDHTVDELADVLRQHGIDLETESNKGRLKLWSRNEWREPGELNTEQKIQQVRRIVQQAVDSGFKGIRFAVEMTWTLGPDINVRQLEHWEAAINTLFNSSFPGRIICQYNRSRLAQDVLMAALHTHPQAILGGEICSNFFCHDERVLKGHSHLNAPSEDIKDITSAAERVNWMISRLKQGRTAERQNQERLREELERRKENNYTNQQLAAIVQSSDDAIISQDSNSIIISWNSGAERIFGYTAREAIGKSITMLIPSDRENEEPDILKRICNGERIDHYLTVRRRKDGSLIDVSLSVSPLKDATGKIIGASKTTREITRQKQIEETLQQRTKSLEILNRIAEKLISERDLEPLILSVVDAGRELSGAEFGSFSIT from the coding sequence ATGCAAGCCGAACTGACCGACCAGATCCTGGATCTCCCTCCGGGTGCTCATCTGTGCCTTCTCTACGACAGAGATCCCCAGGAACAGATGCCTGCTCTCATTCCTTTCATCCAGGAAGGCCTGTCGAAAAATGAGCAGTTCGTTTATGTCGCCGACGATCACACTGTCGATGAATTGGCCGACGTACTCAGGCAGCACGGGATAGATCTGGAAACTGAATCCAACAAAGGTCGGCTGAAGCTATGGAGCAGGAACGAATGGCGCGAACCAGGTGAATTAAATACCGAACAGAAAATCCAACAGGTCCGCCGCATCGTCCAGCAAGCCGTCGACTCAGGTTTCAAAGGCATCCGCTTCGCCGTCGAAATGACCTGGACGCTGGGGCCCGACATCAACGTCAGGCAATTGGAACATTGGGAAGCCGCCATCAATACCCTTTTCAACTCTTCCTTTCCCGGGCGCATCATCTGTCAATACAACCGCAGCCGGCTCGCCCAGGACGTCCTCATGGCCGCCTTGCACACTCATCCACAGGCGATTTTGGGTGGCGAAATTTGCTCCAACTTTTTTTGCCATGACGAACGGGTGCTTAAAGGTCACAGCCATTTGAATGCTCCCAGTGAGGACATTAAGGACATTACCAGCGCCGCCGAGCGGGTGAACTGGATGATCTCGCGGCTCAAGCAAGGCCGCACGGCAGAAAGGCAAAATCAGGAACGACTTCGTGAAGAGTTGGAACGACGCAAAGAAAACAATTACACCAACCAGCAATTGGCAGCCATCGTCCAATCCTCGGATGATGCCATCATCAGCCAGGATTCAAACAGCATCATCATCAGTTGGAATAGTGGTGCTGAAAGAATTTTTGGTTACACTGCCCGGGAAGCCATCGGGAAATCGATCACCATGTTGATTCCTAGTGATCGGGAAAACGAGGAACCTGACATCCTGAAACGCATTTGCAATGGGGAGCGCATCGACCATTATCTGACGGTTCGCCGTCGGAAAGATGGCAGCCTTATTGACGTCTCTCTCTCGGTTTCTCCGCTGAAGGATGCCACGGGAAAAATAATCGGCGCTTCGAAGACTACCCGCGAAATTACCCGGCAAAAGCAGATTGAGGAAACCCTCCAGCAGCGCACGAAATCTCTGGAGATTCTGAATCGAATCGCTGAAAAATTAATCTCGGAACGCGATCTTGAGCCCTTAATCCTATCGGTGGTCGATGCCGGTCGTGAACTGAGTGGCGCTGAGTTTGGTTCCTTTTCTATAACGTGA
- a CDS encoding efflux RND transporter permease subunit, translated as MWIVRLALRRPYTFIVMALLLFLLSPFILLRTPTDIFPVINIPVISIIWQFTGLSADQIEGRMVYVHERALTTTVDGIEHIESTSYDGVGVIKVFFHQGASPAQAAAQVTAVSQTILKQLPPGTTPPLILQYSASTVPILQYAISSPTLSEQEIYDLALNQVRVGLINVPGVGIPLPFGGKVKVVSVDLDLKALQANNIAPSDVVTAIGQQNVVFPSGTAKIGATEYDVSLNTSPRLLNRLNDLPIKWVQGTVIYIRDVAQVRDGYLPQQNMVRLNGVPSALLSVFKSGGASTLEVASGVKAAMPRVQKTVTSALEVKQFADQSLFVSAAISGVVREMVIAAALTATMILLFIGAWRSTLIICISIPLAILASLTLLSVLGETINLMTLGGLALAVGILVDDATVEIENDHRHMAKGKPLQQAILDGAQEIALPAMVSTLCICIVFVPMFLLTGVARFLFVPLAEAVVFAMLASYLLSRTLIPTLVMYFYRHHPYHEHDPNVPRDTKTMAPWLRPFVAIQDRFERGFGRFRQGYGELLQTVLAHRMIFATLFLAFCLGSWLLVPLLGQDFFPTVDAGMFALHVRAPTGTRIESTAVLVDKVEAAIRREIPAKDFQGVLDNIGLPVSGINISYNASGMIGTEDADILVSLNPGHRPTAEYVRRLRLVLNREFPGNIFYFLPADIVTQTINFGLPAPFDIQIFGHDQTGNRQVAARLAEKISHIPGAVDLRVQQPDNEPYLEFAIDRTKAAELGLTESFVAGAVLLSLTGSSQVTPTYWLDPRTGIQYLVNVMAPQYRMDSLDALKSMPVNASQPGRGNVQLLANLAAYSRTNYPAIYSHYNIMPVIDVYGGVSGRDLGGVLHDIQPLIKQAEKELPAGSTIQVSGQVNTMRSSFTGLSIGLVAAVALIYLLLVVNFQSWLDPFIILTALTGALAGVIWGLHVTNTTLSVPAMMGAIMGLGVATANSVLVVTFARNNLQQGMDPLKAAWEAGFDRLRPVLMTAMAMIIGMIPMALGLGDGGEQNAPLGRSVIGGLVIATFTTLFFVPVVFSLLYRRTRQT; from the coding sequence ATGTGGATTGTCCGCCTAGCTCTCCGGCGTCCATACACGTTCATCGTGATGGCGTTGCTGTTGTTTTTGCTCAGCCCATTTATATTGCTGCGCACTCCGACCGATATCTTTCCAGTGATCAACATCCCGGTGATAAGCATTATCTGGCAATTCACCGGGTTGAGCGCCGACCAGATTGAGGGGCGCATGGTTTACGTTCATGAGCGGGCTCTGACCACCACGGTGGACGGTATTGAGCATATCGAGTCCACCTCCTATGATGGCGTGGGGGTCATCAAGGTTTTTTTTCATCAGGGCGCTTCCCCAGCGCAAGCCGCAGCACAGGTCACCGCCGTTTCGCAAACCATCCTGAAGCAACTTCCGCCCGGCACAACTCCGCCGTTGATTCTCCAGTATAGCGCTTCGACCGTCCCGATTCTGCAGTACGCCATCAGCAGCCCGACTCTGTCCGAGCAGGAAATATATGACCTGGCGCTCAACCAGGTACGCGTCGGGCTTATCAACGTTCCGGGAGTCGGCATTCCGCTTCCATTTGGGGGCAAGGTGAAGGTGGTTTCTGTTGATCTTGATCTGAAGGCACTGCAAGCGAACAATATCGCGCCTTCGGATGTTGTTACTGCGATCGGTCAGCAAAATGTGGTCTTTCCCAGCGGCACGGCGAAGATCGGTGCGACGGAATATGACGTTAGCTTGAACACCAGCCCCCGGTTGCTGAATCGGCTGAATGATCTGCCGATCAAATGGGTTCAGGGCACGGTGATTTACATCCGTGATGTAGCGCAGGTACGTGATGGTTATTTGCCCCAGCAGAACATGGTCCGGCTAAACGGTGTGCCCAGCGCGCTATTGAGCGTGTTTAAATCGGGCGGCGCATCAACGCTTGAAGTCGCGAGCGGAGTGAAGGCAGCCATGCCCCGCGTTCAAAAGACCGTCACCAGTGCTCTCGAAGTGAAGCAATTCGCCGACCAGTCGCTCTTTGTCAGTGCAGCCATTTCCGGTGTGGTGCGGGAAATGGTGATCGCGGCGGCCTTGACGGCCACGATGATCCTGCTGTTCATCGGCGCATGGCGCAGCACCCTTATCATTTGTATCTCGATTCCGCTTGCGATTCTGGCATCTCTGACCCTGCTGAGCGTGTTGGGCGAAACCATCAACCTGATGACACTCGGCGGCCTGGCGCTCGCGGTCGGAATTCTCGTGGATGATGCAACGGTGGAGATCGAGAATGACCATCGCCATATGGCGAAGGGCAAGCCGCTGCAGCAGGCGATCCTGGACGGAGCGCAGGAAATCGCCCTCCCAGCCATGGTATCCACGCTGTGCATCTGCATCGTGTTCGTCCCGATGTTCCTTCTGACTGGTGTGGCGCGATTCCTCTTTGTTCCTCTGGCTGAGGCGGTTGTTTTCGCCATGCTGGCCAGTTATTTATTGTCGCGGACGCTCATTCCCACGCTGGTGATGTATTTCTATCGGCATCACCCCTATCACGAACACGACCCGAATGTCCCGCGTGATACCAAAACAATGGCTCCGTGGCTGCGACCATTTGTGGCAATCCAGGACCGCTTTGAACGCGGTTTTGGGCGTTTTCGCCAGGGGTATGGTGAACTGCTCCAGACGGTGTTGGCGCATCGAATGATCTTTGCGACACTATTTCTGGCCTTTTGCCTCGGCTCATGGTTGCTGGTTCCGCTGCTGGGGCAGGATTTCTTTCCGACGGTCGATGCCGGAATGTTCGCACTGCACGTTCGTGCTCCCACAGGCACACGCATTGAATCGACCGCCGTACTCGTCGACAAGGTTGAGGCAGCGATCCGGCGTGAGATTCCAGCCAAGGACTTTCAAGGTGTGCTCGACAACATTGGATTGCCCGTTTCGGGCATCAACATCAGTTACAACGCCAGCGGGATGATAGGGACAGAGGACGCGGATATCCTAGTGTCCTTAAACCCAGGCCATCGCCCCACCGCCGAATATGTGCGGCGCTTGCGCCTCGTGCTCAACCGCGAGTTTCCCGGGAACATTTTTTATTTTCTGCCTGCGGATATCGTCACCCAGACGATCAACTTCGGCCTGCCCGCCCCTTTCGATATCCAAATCTTCGGTCACGATCAGACGGGCAATCGGCAGGTCGCCGCGCGACTCGCAGAAAAGATCTCGCACATTCCCGGGGCGGTGGATCTACGTGTACAGCAACCCGACAATGAACCATATTTGGAGTTTGCCATCGACCGAACCAAGGCGGCCGAGTTGGGTCTTACCGAGAGCTTTGTGGCAGGTGCGGTGTTGCTAAGTCTGACCGGCAGCAGCCAGGTCACGCCTACTTACTGGCTCGATCCTCGGACTGGGATTCAATATCTCGTAAACGTTATGGCGCCGCAGTACCGGATGGATTCACTGGATGCACTCAAATCCATGCCGGTGAATGCCAGTCAACCGGGCAGGGGCAACGTCCAATTGCTTGCCAATCTGGCTGCCTACTCGCGCACCAACTACCCGGCGATTTACTCCCACTACAATATTATGCCGGTCATCGATGTCTACGGCGGGGTAAGCGGCCGGGATCTGGGGGGGGTGCTGCATGACATCCAACCACTCATCAAACAGGCAGAAAAGGAACTGCCTGCCGGCAGTACCATACAGGTGAGTGGCCAGGTGAACACCATGCGCTCCAGTTTCACCGGCTTGAGCATCGGACTGGTGGCGGCCGTGGCGCTCATCTACCTGTTGCTCGTGGTAAATTTTCAAAGCTGGCTCGATCCTTTCATTATTCTTACCGCGTTGACGGGAGCACTGGCGGGCGTCATCTGGGGATTGCACGTCACAAACACCACTCTGAGCGTCCCGGCCATGATGGGCGCCATTATGGGCCTCGGTGTGGCCACGGCGAACTCGGTGCTCGTGGTGACCTTTGCCCGAAACAACTTGCAACAAGGGATGGATCCGTTGAAAGCGGCCTGGGAAGCCGGCTTTGACCGGTTGCGTCCGGTGCTCATGACGGCAATGGCGATGATCATCGGCATGATCCCCATGGCATTAGGCTTGGGTGATGGCGGCGAGCAGAATGCTCCCTTAGGTCGCTCGGTCATTGGCGGGTTGGTAATTGCCACCTTCACCACGCTGTTTTTCGTGCCAGTGGTATTCAGCCTATTATACCGCCGAACACGTCAAACATGA
- a CDS encoding YoaK family protein: MKNINDQEAQLRVRDLLLNALTVSSGAIDAVSFLALGKVFTAFMTGNVVFLGLRIAGGNIVPDALAILIPITAFAMGVYLSMLIVRPSAGSGMWPHRVTIALAVSLIPHATFLAVWFANHGLPTPQATDFLLGMWGLAMGMQSAAVRTLHVEGVFTTAATATIIVLVSDIAYWPRTEAERQRLAGILVSLFIGATAGGLLLVYARLYAPILPFLVTLATISAARILFREPRVAH, from the coding sequence ATGAAGAATATCAACGATCAGGAAGCCCAACTCCGGGTTCGCGACCTGCTGCTCAACGCATTGACGGTTTCGTCGGGAGCTATCGATGCCGTCAGCTTTCTCGCCTTGGGCAAGGTTTTCACAGCGTTTATGACCGGTAATGTCGTGTTTCTCGGGCTACGGATCGCAGGCGGTAATATCGTGCCCGATGCCTTGGCCATCCTCATTCCGATAACGGCCTTCGCGATGGGTGTCTATCTTTCGATGCTGATTGTCCGGCCCTCTGCCGGCTCTGGCATGTGGCCGCACCGAGTCACGATCGCCCTCGCAGTATCACTGATTCCACATGCAACTTTCCTCGCAGTCTGGTTTGCGAATCACGGCCTTCCCACGCCCCAGGCAACTGATTTCCTCCTCGGCATGTGGGGACTTGCGATGGGTATGCAAAGCGCGGCGGTTCGAACTCTCCATGTGGAAGGCGTATTTACGACCGCGGCAACCGCCACCATCATTGTCCTCGTGAGCGACATCGCATACTGGCCCAGGACGGAGGCCGAGAGGCAGCGACTTGCAGGTATACTCGTCTCTCTTTTTATTGGCGCCACAGCCGGAGGGCTTCTCCTGGTTTATGCCCGCCTCTACGCCCCCATCCTGCCGTTCTTGGTCACTCTCGCCACTATTTCGGCTGCACGAATCCTATTCCGCGAGCCGCGTGTGGCTCACTGA
- a CDS encoding cytochrome-c peroxidase → MQKRTKALAWLCTKAIFLALFVMPSCGHAASDTNSPPPIPKPGPLAQPRSLQQVGLPLDQTRATIPPDNPQTPEKIALGQKLFFDGRLSADGTVACATCHDPARAFTDGRPVSIGIHGRPGQRNSPTVLNALYNKTQFWDGRVKTFEEQAELPIINPVEMGQTNMDAAVASIQAIKEYRDDFEKVFGRPPNGPDIQRAIASYERTLFSFNSPFDRFIAGDANAIDDSAKRGWKLFNTQARCNKCHALSDNQPNLINFTDNDFHNIGIGIIRHHVVPLARQAEKLVNSGNSAAIDRAAILTDFSVLGRFLVTKKQPDIASFKTQNLRNLLLTAPYFHDGSQETLWDTMDHYNKGDGVQNPFLDQDIQPLALSEDDINDLVAFLASLTSDDYKEPAAKELARQRAIAKTNRPQRDTARAFGPKPVQPPPGP, encoded by the coding sequence ATGCAGAAGCGAACGAAGGCTTTGGCATGGCTCTGTACGAAGGCGATTTTCCTGGCACTGTTTGTCATGCCTTCCTGTGGCCATGCCGCCTCAGACACCAACTCTCCGCCGCCTATTCCCAAACCCGGTCCGTTGGCTCAACCCAGGTCTCTGCAACAAGTCGGCCTGCCGCTCGATCAAACCCGCGCAACCATTCCACCAGACAATCCGCAGACTCCGGAGAAGATTGCGCTCGGACAAAAACTGTTCTTCGATGGCCGATTATCGGCCGATGGAACCGTGGCCTGTGCCACTTGTCATGATCCCGCACGCGCTTTTACGGACGGCAGACCGGTTTCGATAGGTATTCATGGTCGGCCCGGCCAGCGCAACTCCCCCACCGTTCTGAACGCTCTCTACAACAAGACACAATTCTGGGATGGGCGGGTGAAAACGTTCGAGGAACAGGCGGAACTGCCCATTATCAATCCGGTCGAAATGGGGCAGACAAACATGGATGCGGCGGTCGCCAGTATCCAGGCCATCAAGGAATATCGGGATGACTTTGAAAAGGTATTCGGACGTCCGCCCAATGGTCCAGACATCCAGCGCGCGATTGCCTCCTATGAACGAACATTGTTTTCCTTCAACTCGCCTTTTGACCGCTTCATTGCCGGTGACGCAAACGCCATCGACGATTCAGCAAAGCGCGGATGGAAGCTGTTCAACACCCAGGCTCGATGCAACAAATGCCACGCGCTCAGTGACAACCAGCCAAACCTGATCAACTTCACGGATAACGACTTTCACAACATCGGCATTGGCATCATCAGGCACCATGTCGTCCCGCTCGCACGTCAGGCTGAAAAATTGGTTAACTCTGGAAATTCAGCTGCGATCGATCGCGCCGCCATTCTGACAGACTTTAGCGTGCTCGGCCGGTTTCTGGTCACCAAGAAGCAGCCCGATATCGCTTCGTTCAAAACGCAAAACCTCCGCAATCTGTTATTGACCGCACCTTATTTCCACGATGGGTCACAGGAAACTCTTTGGGACACGATGGATCATTACAACAAGGGCGATGGTGTGCAAAACCCGTTCCTCGACCAGGACATCCAGCCCCTCGCCTTGAGCGAGGATGATATCAATGATTTGGTGGCTTTTCTCGCCTCTCTGACCAGCGACGATTACAAGGAACCAGCGGCCAAAGAATTGGCCCGTCAACGCGCTATCGCAAAGACCAACCGTCCCCAACGCGATACCGCCCGGGCCTTTGGCCCGAAACCGGTCCAACCGCCGCCCGGCCCGTGA
- a CDS encoding efflux RND transporter periplasmic adaptor subunit, whose product MNSPEDSKRKADGGQPSPEQPNQPPSDAKSSAKPGLHLGLIAGAVAVLLVIGFFVGIIPHWRQAKATKSYTQELAVTTVAVVSPAPGKSAAGLMLPAEVRPWLDASIFAQVSGYLKTWLVDIGAQVKEGQLLAIINTPEVDQQLEQARAQLVLAQANLKLARITDERWQALVKKAAVSEQEAAQTSAAWAVAAANVDATAANVRRLEALKSFQRVIAPSDGTITLRNVDIGDLIVAGAGGKELFHLAQTGKLRVYVRVPEPNAPDVSPGQSAELVVSQAPGKVFPAKVITTSRAVSPVSRTLQVELEADNSEGLILPGSYGQVRLTGAKPSPRLVLPSNTILFRAQGLQVGVVGTNNTVELRQVQIGRDFGQTVEIASGVTLEDRVIINPSGSLVSGTVVRVTQAPPTPAAK is encoded by the coding sequence ATGAACTCACCCGAAGATAGCAAACGAAAAGCCGATGGAGGACAGCCCTCTCCGGAACAGCCGAATCAACCTCCTTCGGATGCGAAATCGTCTGCGAAGCCGGGTTTACATCTCGGCCTCATTGCCGGCGCGGTGGCGGTGTTACTCGTTATTGGATTTTTTGTTGGCATAATTCCCCATTGGCGCCAGGCCAAAGCAACCAAGTCCTACACCCAGGAGTTGGCAGTCACCACCGTTGCAGTCGTTTCGCCCGCGCCCGGTAAGTCAGCTGCCGGACTCATGCTGCCAGCCGAAGTCAGACCCTGGCTCGATGCCTCCATTTTCGCTCAAGTCAGCGGCTACCTAAAAACCTGGCTCGTGGATATCGGTGCGCAGGTCAAGGAAGGCCAGTTGCTGGCCATAATCAATACACCCGAAGTGGACCAACAGCTTGAACAGGCGCGCGCCCAGCTTGTCCTGGCCCAGGCGAACCTCAAACTGGCCAGGATAACGGATGAGCGATGGCAGGCCCTTGTCAAAAAGGCGGCAGTCTCAGAACAGGAAGCCGCGCAAACATCAGCCGCATGGGCTGTCGCGGCCGCCAATGTCGATGCCACTGCCGCCAATGTCCGCCGGTTGGAAGCCCTGAAATCCTTCCAGCGCGTGATCGCGCCCTCGGACGGGACAATAACACTGCGCAATGTGGATATCGGCGATTTGATTGTTGCGGGTGCCGGCGGCAAGGAACTATTCCATCTGGCCCAAACCGGGAAGCTCCGTGTATACGTGCGCGTGCCCGAACCCAATGCCCCCGACGTCAGTCCAGGCCAATCAGCAGAGTTGGTGGTTTCCCAAGCGCCCGGGAAGGTTTTTCCAGCGAAGGTCATCACCACCTCGAGGGCAGTGTCGCCGGTTTCGCGCACGTTGCAAGTGGAACTCGAAGCAGACAATTCCGAAGGCTTGATCCTTCCAGGCAGTTATGGGCAGGTTCGTTTAACCGGTGCAAAACCAAGCCCAAGGTTGGTGCTCCCTTCGAACACCATATTGTTTCGTGCCCAAGGTTTGCAGGTGGGGGTTGTGGGAACCAACAACACTGTCGAGCTGCGCCAGGTGCAAATTGGACGCGACTTTGGCCAGACAGTCGAAATTGCCTCAGGCGTAACCCTCGAAGATCGCGTTATCATCAATCCTTCCGGTTCTCTGGTAAGCGGCACGGTCGTACGTGTAACGCAAGCGCCCCCCACCCCTGCTGCAAAATGA
- a CDS encoding efflux transporter outer membrane subunit — protein MKSASVHVVRWYCNQLFALMGATLVLGGCMVGPDYKRPEATRIPATYAGATNHEWKVAEPRAHLPKGNWWEMFGDPELNRLEAEAASANQQLKAAFSRLEEARAITDITRSGLFPNVALSGEYTRQRTSPNQPSVLSGNAIGKPSTFNDFLVPLNLNYEVDLWGRVRRSVESARAQESATADDLGTIQLIIQAEVAADYVSLRSLDTEYAIVRSTIGVFRKSLDLTLDRRAGGIVSDLDVAQAETVYRTARAQLPAIALQRAQFQHALAVLIGKPASSFAIPERALRATPPVIPPGLPSELLERRPDIAATERRMAAANASIGVAKAAFFPTVRLNGMAGLESVNAGTVFNWSSRFWSVGPSLTLPIFEGGALRANLRFTKATYDETVADYRQIVLTAFRDVEDNLSAQTLLASEYEEQAGALQSANRQLEIANDRYHGGLVTYLEVATAQNLVLGLERTVVQLRGQQLVTAVALVQALGGGWQPIMDDGASSKISALPPTK, from the coding sequence ATGAAATCCGCCTCCGTACACGTCGTGCGATGGTATTGTAACCAGCTCTTTGCCCTGATGGGAGCGACGCTGGTTCTTGGCGGTTGCATGGTTGGGCCGGATTATAAACGCCCGGAGGCAACGCGCATACCCGCCACTTACGCCGGTGCAACCAATCATGAGTGGAAGGTGGCTGAACCACGGGCCCACCTGCCCAAAGGCAATTGGTGGGAGATGTTTGGCGATCCAGAGTTGAACCGGCTGGAAGCCGAGGCGGCGTCGGCAAATCAACAACTCAAAGCCGCTTTCTCCCGACTCGAGGAGGCCCGTGCGATTACCGATATCACCAGGTCCGGACTGTTTCCCAACGTTGCACTTTCAGGAGAATACACACGTCAGCGTACCTCACCCAACCAACCATCGGTGCTGAGCGGTAACGCCATTGGCAAGCCCAGTACGTTCAATGACTTCCTCGTTCCACTGAACCTGAATTACGAGGTTGACCTGTGGGGGCGAGTGCGCCGCAGTGTGGAATCAGCCAGGGCTCAGGAATCCGCCACTGCCGACGATCTCGGAACCATCCAGCTGATCATCCAGGCCGAAGTGGCGGCAGACTATGTCTCGTTACGCTCGCTGGATACCGAATACGCCATTGTGCGATCCACCATCGGAGTGTTCCGCAAATCACTTGACCTGACACTCGACCGTCGCGCTGGAGGCATTGTCAGCGATCTGGACGTCGCGCAGGCGGAAACAGTGTATCGGACAGCCCGGGCCCAACTGCCCGCGATTGCCTTGCAGCGAGCACAATTCCAGCATGCCTTGGCCGTGCTGATCGGCAAACCCGCTTCCAGTTTCGCAATCCCGGAACGCGCACTCAGGGCAACACCGCCCGTTATTCCACCTGGTTTGCCTTCCGAACTGCTGGAGCGGCGCCCCGATATCGCCGCTACGGAGCGCCGCATGGCGGCCGCCAACGCCAGTATTGGTGTGGCCAAGGCGGCCTTTTTTCCAACCGTTCGTCTAAATGGAATGGCGGGCCTTGAAAGTGTGAATGCCGGCACTGTGTTTAATTGGTCGAGTCGATTTTGGTCGGTTGGCCCCTCCCTGACGCTGCCAATCTTCGAAGGCGGAGCACTGCGTGCCAATCTGCGATTCACAAAGGCAACTTATGATGAAACCGTCGCCGATTATCGTCAAATCGTGCTCACCGCGTTTCGTGACGTGGAAGACAACCTGTCTGCACAGACCCTCCTCGCGAGTGAATACGAGGAGCAAGCCGGCGCGCTGCAATCTGCCAACCGGCAACTGGAGATTGCCAATGATCGTTATCATGGTGGTCTGGTTACCTATCTGGAAGTCGCCACCGCGCAGAACCTTGTCCTCGGCCTTGAGCGGACCGTCGTGCAACTCCGCGGCCAGCAACTTGTAACCGCCGTGGCTCTGGTCCAGGCACTGGGCGGAGGATGGCAACCGATAATGGATGATGGGGCTTCGTCAAAAATATCCGCTCTCCCACCCACGAAGTAG